In Candidatus Nitrosotenuis cloacae, the following proteins share a genomic window:
- a CDS encoding tetratricopeptide repeat protein: protein MSLRRGQLLPPVLVLLLLLFVTIPIFAEGVSIIVETDNVEYFTDDTMVVSGYVENWKMPVVAMSIFDPDGEILSANNIEIDGDGTFTKIITLDSAFYDKSGVYLITVEYGQDSAYTTFDVIADDVPDLVPEIPQTIPKVVALDTDKKSYKNDDFVTISGAVSAVSEPTVLIGIHNPDDSPGGFYIANIGPDLRFSTSFLAKEGVNFKTAGTYSVKAHYANTKLITTFDFVNAPQTAPKADTPVQPQIVVKQDESKPAPKKAETYQPAKAEPKTTPKAEPIPKPEPRQEPARQIEPEPRITDNLSVEDKQLGIMLNEITLNCDASELADSIAYYDGMGPALMRLCKYDQAISYFDKALIENPERAEIYANKGAALSKMGQYEMAIAYYESALEIDPEYMPALNNKANALVHLGEIDKAITVYNSILEDDPTFSVAQNNLEKVRAKYVELHKDETEKPEPVKIEHPQKVVQEPPEIKYSKEKEEKSIFDQIGSAFSAIGSGLFGFLS, encoded by the coding sequence TTGAGCCTCAGACGAGGACAGCTACTACCACCAGTTCTAGTATTACTGTTGCTACTGTTTGTCACAATTCCAATATTTGCAGAAGGTGTTTCCATCATCGTGGAAACAGACAACGTCGAGTATTTCACGGATGATACCATGGTGGTTTCAGGATACGTAGAGAACTGGAAGATGCCGGTGGTCGCAATGAGCATCTTTGATCCGGATGGGGAGATCCTGTCTGCAAACAACATAGAGATTGACGGGGACGGCACATTTACGAAGATAATAACGCTTGATTCTGCATTCTACGACAAATCCGGCGTCTATCTGATTACAGTAGAGTACGGTCAGGACAGTGCATATACCACATTTGACGTCATAGCAGACGATGTGCCGGATCTTGTCCCGGAGATTCCGCAGACAATTCCGAAGGTTGTAGCCTTGGACACGGACAAAAAGTCGTACAAAAACGACGATTTCGTCACGATATCGGGCGCAGTGTCTGCAGTCTCCGAGCCGACCGTCCTGATCGGAATACACAATCCGGACGACTCCCCCGGTGGATTTTACATTGCAAATATCGGGCCTGATCTCAGATTCTCCACGTCGTTTCTGGCAAAGGAGGGAGTTAACTTCAAGACGGCCGGAACATACTCGGTAAAGGCTCACTATGCAAACACAAAGCTGATCACGACATTTGATTTTGTAAATGCGCCTCAGACTGCACCAAAAGCTGATACTCCAGTGCAACCGCAGATAGTCGTAAAACAAGACGAGTCAAAGCCTGCACCAAAAAAGGCAGAGACGTATCAGCCGGCAAAGGCTGAGCCAAAGACAACGCCGAAAGCTGAGCCAATCCCGAAACCCGAGCCAAGACAGGAGCCGGCAAGGCAGATAGAACCAGAGCCTCGCATTACGGACAATCTCTCAGTTGAGGACAAGCAGTTGGGAATAATGCTAAACGAGATCACGCTAAACTGCGACGCAAGCGAGCTTGCAGATTCGATAGCATACTACGATGGAATGGGTCCTGCTCTCATGAGACTGTGCAAATACGATCAGGCAATATCATATTTTGACAAGGCATTGATTGAAAATCCGGAACGGGCGGAGATCTATGCCAACAAGGGGGCCGCACTATCAAAGATGGGTCAGTACGAGATGGCAATTGCGTATTATGAATCCGCACTGGAGATAGACCCAGAATATATGCCGGCGCTGAACAACAAGGCAAATGCGCTGGTGCATCTTGGGGAGATTGACAAGGCGATCACAGTCTACAATTCGATTCTAGAAGATGATCCGACATTTTCAGTAGCTCAGAACAATCTTGAGAAGGTAAGGGCAAAATACGTAGAGCTCCACAAGGATGAGACAGAAAAACCAGAGCCGGTGAAAATAGAGCACCCACAAAAAGTAGTACAAGAGCCGCCGGAAATCAAGTACAGTAAGGAGAAGGAAGAAAAGAGCATTTTTGATCAGATCGGAAGCGCGTTTTCCGCAATAGGCTCCGGACTGTTCGGCTTTTTGTCGTAG
- a CDS encoding response regulator, with the protein MSQQKTVLIVDDDVDLLENTAFMVKSMGHDVFTAKDGDEAIVKYMDIKPNITFLDIRMPKMDGYDAFFKIKQLDAHAKVVLMTAYNQDERKFLKAKSMGLLDALNKPYSFDAIEMLINKY; encoded by the coding sequence ATGTCTCAGCAGAAGACCGTTTTGATCGTAGATGATGATGTTGATCTTTTAGAGAACACTGCATTTATGGTAAAGAGTATGGGGCATGATGTTTTTACCGCAAAAGACGGTGATGAGGCCATTGTAAAGTACATGGATATCAAGCCAAATATCACGTTTCTCGACATTAGAATGCCAAAGATGGATGGTTATGACGCATTTTTCAAAATAAAACAGTTGGATGCTCATGCAAAAGTGGTGTTGATGACCGCATACAATCAGGATGAGCGCAAATTTCTGAAAGCTAAAAGTATGGGATTGTTAGATGCTCTTAACAAGCCATATTCATTTGACGCTATAGAGATGCTGATCAACAAGTATTAG
- a CDS encoding helicase C-terminal domain-containing protein, giving the protein MQFDSSGMRVTVGSKPSIESRRAREPISLMEALEMVGSFAGKEPTQKQRDIIKKIQHAIESGYKKILLSAPTGTGKSWIAIALSIYLKSATILTSTVLLQDQYRNEFGFINTVRGKKRFLCEQSNLIFDCTQGYCNDCQYKPDPESYTISKKGTIAESIQGPDMPRKCKYYDQIEIGKKSSFAVYSYASYLSHMLSDEEMPKRKLLVCDEAHELDEEISSQLATNLSGFYGAILGVDMPKFSASSKLESIREYVDSISESYKMRQSTLKVCAEHTLELQSEDHIRKHAHCIRHGLKMSRDCASCSKVREYIRSKEFLKCTDHVNCKNDHKFVNHFVLNDLKNYSTKMKILQKGLHSSDQNYIITDVQTKSQYDRRAHNFDELTIKPWKINWFIDGLTQDFDLTLFMSATINRELFCKETGFREDEIYFIDEDSNIPLQNRKVIFLKTEYIEASDALPKSIISQIETILKIRPEQRGVILLTSYSQMEHILQNISEEHRGRLLPVSRGQDKYEVLEIHRRSKNSVLISPGLESGVNLPDDDSRFQIIVKAPYYPTVDDLRMKKIYDSEPDHRRYFLKSAFRLLQMAGRSIRHMGDYATTYVLDSKAERMIYHQRKDLPKWFIDACEGISK; this is encoded by the coding sequence TTGCAGTTCGATTCCTCCGGAATGAGAGTCACAGTAGGCTCAAAGCCGTCAATTGAGTCAAGAAGGGCCAGGGAGCCCATATCCCTCATGGAGGCACTGGAGATGGTTGGAAGTTTTGCGGGAAAGGAGCCCACACAGAAGCAGCGCGATATCATAAAAAAGATCCAGCACGCAATAGAGTCAGGATACAAAAAGATCCTCCTTTCTGCGCCCACCGGGACTGGCAAATCGTGGATTGCAATTGCGCTATCAATATACCTAAAATCCGCCACGATTCTCACATCCACCGTACTGTTACAGGACCAGTACCGAAACGAGTTCGGCTTTATCAACACTGTTCGCGGAAAGAAGAGGTTTTTGTGCGAGCAGTCCAATCTGATATTTGACTGCACACAGGGATACTGTAACGACTGCCAGTACAAGCCGGATCCCGAGTCTTACACCATCTCCAAGAAGGGCACGATTGCCGAGTCCATCCAGGGCCCGGACATGCCAAGAAAGTGCAAGTACTATGACCAAATAGAGATTGGAAAAAAGTCGAGCTTTGCGGTATACTCGTACGCGTCGTACCTGTCCCACATGCTCTCAGACGAGGAGATGCCAAAGAGAAAGCTTCTGGTCTGCGATGAGGCGCATGAGCTGGACGAGGAGATATCAAGTCAGCTTGCAACCAATCTGTCCGGGTTTTACGGCGCCATATTAGGAGTAGACATGCCAAAGTTTTCCGCAAGCTCCAAGCTAGAGTCCATACGGGAATACGTCGATTCCATTTCTGAAAGTTACAAGATGCGCCAGTCCACCCTGAAGGTGTGCGCAGAGCACACGCTTGAATTACAGTCCGAGGACCACATCAGAAAGCACGCACACTGCATCCGTCACGGACTGAAGATGAGCCGCGACTGCGCAAGCTGCTCCAAGGTACGTGAATACATCAGGAGCAAGGAGTTCCTCAAGTGTACCGACCACGTGAACTGCAAGAACGACCACAAATTCGTGAACCATTTCGTGCTAAACGATTTGAAGAACTATTCCACAAAGATGAAGATACTCCAGAAGGGGCTGCACTCGTCGGACCAGAACTACATCATCACTGACGTGCAGACAAAGAGCCAGTACGACAGGAGGGCCCACAACTTTGACGAACTGACGATAAAACCGTGGAAGATAAACTGGTTCATCGACGGCCTCACGCAAGACTTTGACCTTACGCTGTTCATGTCAGCCACAATAAACCGTGAACTGTTCTGCAAGGAGACGGGCTTCAGGGAGGACGAGATCTACTTTATCGACGAGGACTCTAACATCCCGCTGCAGAACAGGAAGGTCATATTTCTAAAGACAGAGTACATAGAGGCATCCGACGCGCTTCCAAAGAGCATCATATCCCAGATAGAGACGATTCTGAAGATCCGCCCGGAGCAGAGGGGCGTGATCCTGCTTACCAGTTACTCTCAGATGGAGCACATACTGCAGAACATCTCAGAGGAGCACAGGGGAAGACTGCTTCCGGTGTCTCGCGGGCAGGACAAATACGAGGTTTTAGAGATACACAGAAGGTCAAAGAACTCTGTTCTGATATCGCCTGGGCTCGAGTCCGGCGTCAACCTGCCGGACGACGACAGCAGATTCCAGATAATAGTAAAGGCTCCATACTATCCCACCGTGGACGACTTGAGAATGAAAAAGATCTACGATTCTGAGCCGGATCACCGCAGATACTTCCTCAAGTCCGCATTCAGGCTGCTGCAGATGGCGGGCAGAAGCATAAGACACATGGGTGACTATGCCACCACATACGTCCTTGATTCAAAGGCGGAGAGGATGATTTACCACCAGAGAAAAGATCTGCCAAAATGGTTCATAGACGCATGTGAGGGAATCTCAAAGTAG
- a CDS encoding aldehyde dehydrogenase family protein, with protein sequence MIENENTWGRAVQANSTDEFHKRFDQALELLKKDLGKAYPLIIGGKKIQPEQTFDVRSPSDTRIILAKFPLATKEQAQEAIRCAKEAFYEWGQSPYENQVSLFRDVAGRFSAQKFRLAAIISMENGKNRLEAMGEIDETIDFLRFYADQLEANHGFVRPTKSVNPNEKTQSVLKPYGVWGIIPPFNFPSAIAIGMSSGALITANTVVLKPATDTPLSAFQFVDMIYDKVPAGAINLVTGRGGVVGQAIIEDPRVSGIAFTGSKEVGLSGFRTFTRESAKPFISEMGGKNPVIVTESADLEKATDGVLRAAFGYGGQKCSACSRVYVQKNIANQFMDKLVSKTKNLKIGLPWERDTYLGPVINESAKSKYEKAVELARKDGKIVFGGSVLRDGMYQNGYYVEPTIVTDLPNDHLLVKDELFLPFLCVQEFESFDDAIRQANDSEYGLTAGIFSQDKKQVDEFFSKIEAGVTYANRAQSATTGAAVQAQPFVGWKNSGISGKGAGGAYYLTQFLREQTQTICNES encoded by the coding sequence TTGATTGAAAATGAGAACACTTGGGGCAGGGCAGTACAGGCCAACTCCACAGACGAGTTTCACAAAAGGTTTGATCAGGCGCTTGAATTACTAAAAAAAGATCTAGGAAAGGCATATCCTCTCATAATTGGCGGAAAAAAGATCCAGCCCGAGCAGACATTTGATGTAAGGTCTCCATCGGATACCAGAATTATTCTTGCAAAATTTCCGCTTGCCACAAAGGAGCAGGCGCAGGAGGCAATCAGGTGCGCAAAGGAGGCGTTCTATGAGTGGGGTCAGAGCCCGTATGAAAATCAGGTGTCGCTGTTCCGCGATGTAGCAGGCCGGTTTTCGGCACAAAAGTTCAGACTGGCCGCAATAATATCGATGGAAAATGGAAAAAACAGGCTTGAGGCTATGGGCGAAATAGATGAGACAATAGACTTTCTGAGGTTTTACGCAGACCAGCTTGAGGCAAACCACGGATTCGTCCGGCCCACCAAGAGCGTAAATCCAAACGAAAAGACACAGTCCGTGCTAAAGCCTTACGGAGTATGGGGAATAATCCCACCGTTCAACTTTCCGTCGGCAATCGCAATTGGGATGAGCAGCGGCGCACTGATTACGGCAAACACCGTGGTACTAAAGCCTGCAACCGACACCCCGCTGTCGGCATTTCAGTTTGTCGACATGATATACGACAAAGTCCCGGCAGGCGCAATCAATCTAGTCACCGGCAGGGGAGGAGTGGTAGGGCAGGCAATAATCGAGGATCCGCGTGTGTCGGGAATAGCATTCACCGGATCAAAAGAAGTGGGGCTGTCTGGATTTAGGACGTTCACAAGAGAATCCGCAAAGCCGTTCATCTCCGAGATGGGCGGAAAAAATCCAGTCATAGTGACAGAGTCTGCTGACTTGGAAAAGGCAACAGACGGAGTTCTACGCGCGGCGTTCGGGTATGGCGGACAGAAATGCAGCGCGTGCTCGCGGGTATATGTGCAAAAAAACATTGCAAACCAGTTCATGGACAAGCTGGTGTCAAAGACCAAAAATCTGAAGATCGGACTCCCATGGGAGAGGGACACGTACCTAGGACCTGTCATCAACGAGTCTGCAAAATCAAAATATGAAAAGGCAGTTGAGCTTGCAAGAAAGGACGGCAAGATAGTCTTTGGTGGCTCCGTGCTAAGGGATGGAATGTACCAGAACGGGTATTATGTAGAGCCCACAATAGTCACAGACCTGCCCAACGACCACTTGCTGGTAAAGGACGAGCTGTTCCTTCCGTTTTTGTGCGTGCAGGAGTTTGAGAGCTTTGACGACGCCATAAGACAGGCAAACGACTCCGAATACGGCCTCACGGCAGGCATATTCAGCCAGGACAAAAAACAGGTCGACGAGTTCTTTTCAAAGATCGAGGCGGGAGTCACATATGCAAACAGGGCGCAGAGTGCTACAACTGGAGCAGCGGTTCAGGCGCAGCCGTTCGTAGGGTGGAAGAACTCTGGAATATCCGGCAAGGGAGCAGGCGGCGCATACTACCTGACGCAATTCCTGCGTGAGCAAACGCAGACCATCTGTAACGAAAGCTGA
- a CDS encoding GNAT family N-acetyltransferase, which produces MKIRHVKNSDREQVLAFCQNTFSWGDYIQNVWDMWIRKGMFIAAENKKTPVGICHATFSKNQVWIEGLRVNPDFRRMRYASSLVLYTEEAAKMRRCRISRMLIAQENLRSLKLAKSLGYRTEEKWWLYYVAPKKKASKARVATRYVKDLEGKTFTESWKWYTLDKSTITKLLREKRIITYENAVGIWNKSKIDRDVLQIGYLSGTTPHIAQILHFIQNKGYHLKPKRIQILAQDGIALVGKDVDKRMQFCLMRKELL; this is translated from the coding sequence TTGAAGATCCGCCACGTAAAAAACAGCGACAGGGAACAGGTACTCGCATTCTGCCAGAACACATTCTCATGGGGTGACTATATCCAAAATGTCTGGGACATGTGGATCAGAAAAGGCATGTTCATTGCAGCCGAGAACAAAAAGACACCCGTTGGAATTTGTCACGCCACATTTTCAAAAAACCAGGTCTGGATTGAGGGTCTGCGAGTCAATCCTGATTTCAGGAGGATGCGGTACGCAAGCAGCCTGGTACTATACACAGAAGAGGCAGCAAAAATGCGCAGATGCAGAATCTCCAGAATGCTCATAGCACAGGAAAACCTTCGTTCCCTCAAGCTTGCCAAGTCGCTTGGATATCGCACCGAGGAAAAATGGTGGCTGTACTATGTTGCGCCAAAAAAGAAGGCATCCAAGGCAAGGGTTGCAACAAGATACGTCAAAGACTTGGAAGGCAAAACATTTACCGAGTCGTGGAAGTGGTACACATTGGACAAAAGCACCATAACAAAACTACTGAGAGAAAAACGAATCATCACGTATGAAAACGCAGTCGGCATATGGAACAAATCCAAAATAGACAGGGACGTCCTACAGATAGGATATCTGAGCGGGACAACACCGCACATTGCGCAAATACTTCACTTCATCCAGAACAAGGGATACCATCTCAAGCCAAAGCGCATTCAGATACTTGCGCAGGACGGAATAGCCCTTGTAGGAAAGGATGTGGACAAAAGAATGCAGTTCTGCCTTATGCGAAAGGAGCTACTTTGA
- a CDS encoding beta-propeller domain-containing protein, with protein sequence MNTKLLIGIVAIISVAGSFGVFVFLIPTSQPSVPYVFPPVEFEEPKQVPLSDSQDVKKFSSYGEIEEFILNAQSSSYAYPTHGGIREPFVRVDAQWNGREMMETDSALSPPPPMQPTSYEDWGEEYSTTNVQVENVDEPDFLKNDNKYAYIVSGDKLTIIEAYPAESAKIILKIGLDIPQGQYLQNIFLNKDRLVVFYQDHKETDYIQEYGFAPSKMYSALSHAVILDVSDKENPKIVKDYSINGYYNGARMIGDNVYLVTVNEVNYPRPIVPLIREASDVIVRPDVFYFDNPEQYYNFNTVTAFDIFEDRISAETFLMSGSGTIYVSEDNIYITYQKNLPYNYYQMQEKDRFLTAILPVMPSDVQQKVTAIMQDNTISEQERWGKVSDLLQETYNRMSQSEKSALFEKIQDAVSKYDDKIQQQTLKTVVHKIAMNDIALKYVAKAEVPGRLLNQFSMDESGNRFRIATTMEYYSYKPVLYNNVYVLDPGMNIVGSLEKIAPDESIYSTRFMEDRLYMVTFKRIDPFFVIDMSTDTPKVLGALKIPGYSNYLHPYDENHVIGIGKDTKENQYGGTEVLGVKVALFDVTDVTNPVELDVETIGKQGTESEVLSDHKALLFDREKNILSIPIWEHNQMVYDSGRPYVEPNVWRGFYVYGISTDSGFALKGKVVHSNSTGYDYSMASRSFYIGDVLYTVTSNLMKMNDISDLHEINQLKLRDEAKIIRYID encoded by the coding sequence TTGAACACTAAGCTCCTTATCGGAATAGTAGCAATCATCTCCGTTGCGGGATCTTTTGGAGTGTTTGTATTCCTGATTCCGACCAGCCAGCCATCTGTTCCATATGTGTTTCCACCAGTAGAGTTTGAGGAACCAAAGCAGGTCCCTCTGTCGGATTCCCAAGACGTAAAAAAATTCTCCTCGTATGGAGAGATTGAGGAATTCATACTGAATGCACAATCTTCAAGCTATGCATACCCGACACACGGTGGGATAAGAGAGCCATTTGTAAGAGTCGATGCACAGTGGAACGGCAGAGAGATGATGGAGACCGACTCTGCACTATCTCCACCGCCGCCAATGCAGCCAACCTCATATGAGGACTGGGGCGAGGAATACTCCACTACTAACGTCCAAGTCGAAAACGTCGACGAGCCAGATTTTCTAAAAAATGACAACAAGTACGCATACATCGTATCGGGGGACAAGCTCACAATAATTGAGGCATACCCGGCAGAATCTGCCAAGATAATACTAAAAATCGGCTTGGACATACCGCAGGGACAGTACCTGCAGAATATCTTTCTAAACAAGGACAGGTTGGTCGTATTCTATCAGGACCACAAGGAAACGGACTACATACAAGAGTACGGATTTGCCCCATCAAAGATGTATTCCGCACTGTCACACGCAGTCATCTTGGACGTATCTGACAAGGAGAACCCGAAGATAGTCAAGGACTATTCCATAAACGGTTACTACAACGGCGCAAGGATGATCGGTGACAACGTCTACCTTGTCACAGTAAACGAGGTCAACTATCCAAGACCGATAGTGCCGCTGATTCGCGAGGCATCGGACGTTATAGTCAGGCCCGACGTGTTCTACTTTGACAACCCGGAACAGTACTACAACTTTAACACGGTAACTGCGTTTGACATATTCGAGGACAGGATAAGCGCGGAAACATTCCTTATGTCCGGCTCCGGAACAATTTACGTATCTGAAGACAACATCTACATCACATATCAGAAAAATCTCCCATACAACTACTACCAGATGCAAGAAAAGGACCGATTCCTTACCGCGATACTGCCTGTCATGCCGTCAGATGTGCAGCAAAAGGTGACTGCCATCATGCAGGACAACACAATCTCAGAGCAGGAAAGATGGGGCAAGGTATCTGATCTGTTGCAGGAGACGTACAACAGGATGTCCCAATCAGAAAAGTCTGCACTTTTTGAAAAGATCCAGGACGCCGTCTCAAAATACGACGACAAGATCCAGCAGCAGACACTCAAAACGGTGGTGCACAAAATCGCGATGAACGACATTGCGCTAAAATACGTGGCAAAGGCCGAGGTGCCAGGAAGGCTGCTCAACCAGTTTTCCATGGATGAATCGGGGAACCGCTTTAGGATTGCCACTACCATGGAGTATTACTCATACAAGCCGGTTCTGTACAACAACGTGTACGTGCTGGACCCAGGCATGAACATAGTAGGAAGTCTTGAAAAGATCGCCCCAGACGAGTCAATCTATTCCACCAGATTCATGGAGGACAGACTGTACATGGTCACATTCAAGAGAATCGATCCGTTCTTTGTAATAGACATGTCCACTGACACCCCGAAGGTGCTTGGCGCGCTAAAGATTCCAGGATACTCTAACTACCTGCACCCATATGACGAAAACCACGTAATCGGAATCGGCAAGGACACAAAGGAAAACCAGTACGGGGGAACAGAGGTGCTGGGAGTCAAGGTTGCACTGTTTGACGTAACCGACGTGACAAATCCTGTGGAACTTGACGTGGAGACCATAGGAAAACAGGGAACCGAGTCAGAAGTATTGTCCGATCACAAGGCACTACTCTTTGACAGGGAAAAGAACATACTCTCAATTCCAATCTGGGAGCACAACCAGATGGTGTATGACTCTGGCAGACCATATGTGGAGCCAAATGTGTGGCGCGGATTCTACGTGTATGGGATAAGCACGGACAGCGGATTTGCACTAAAAGGAAAGGTGGTCCACTCCAATTCGACTGGATACGACTATTCCATGGCAAGCAGATCGTTTTACATCGGAGACGTTCTGTATACAGTCACGTCAAATTTGATGAAGATGAACGACATCTCGGATCTGCACGAGATAAACCAGCTGAAGCTTCGAGATGAAGCAAAGATAATTCGGTACATCGACTAG
- a CDS encoding cation diffusion facilitator family transporter produces the protein MDKSKVFAEARRAAWLSVWTLFGIGIAEVTISIYTGSLTLFADGLDSMADSLVSFIVWFGIRMLHKPKSRLFHFGYAKIESFAAFVAAIIIAILGIFIIYHAYERIIHPTETTHPEITMITLLAAGCVSLHRAFRVRKIAKKHNLISLNLDAKNSIKDGSASFVGFASVLAGYFGVPYMDSIGGIIIAIYIFFMAYTAIRESALVLLDAIKNPELQDGITKFVEEKFQINVNDVLLRPMGHALSIQVHILLDRNMTLDKVDVIVNTMQKAIAEKFEAEEILIIPEPK, from the coding sequence TTGGACAAATCAAAAGTATTTGCAGAAGCCCGTCGCGCTGCGTGGCTTTCGGTCTGGACGTTATTTGGAATAGGCATAGCTGAAGTCACGATATCGATATACACAGGAAGCCTGACCCTGTTTGCGGACGGTCTTGACTCCATGGCAGATTCCTTGGTGTCGTTTATAGTCTGGTTTGGAATCAGAATGCTGCACAAGCCAAAAAGCAGACTCTTCCACTTTGGCTATGCAAAAATAGAAAGCTTTGCGGCATTTGTGGCGGCAATAATTATTGCGATACTTGGGATCTTCATCATTTATCATGCGTACGAGAGAATCATACACCCAACTGAGACTACGCATCCTGAAATTACAATGATTACACTGCTTGCGGCGGGCTGCGTCTCGTTGCACCGCGCATTCAGAGTAAGAAAGATTGCCAAAAAACACAACCTCATATCACTTAACCTAGATGCAAAAAACTCCATAAAAGACGGCTCTGCATCATTTGTCGGATTCGCAAGCGTCCTTGCAGGATATTTCGGTGTTCCCTACATGGACTCGATAGGCGGTATCATAATAGCAATTTACATATTCTTTATGGCGTATACTGCAATTCGGGAATCTGCACTAGTACTGCTTGACGCAATAAAAAATCCGGAACTACAAGACGGTATAACAAAGTTTGTCGAAGAGAAATTTCAGATTAATGTAAACGATGTGCTGCTCAGGCCAATGGGACATGCATTGTCGATTCAGGTCCACATCCTACTTGACAGGAACATGACGCTTGACAAGGTAGATGTCATAGTAAACACAATGCAGAAGGCAATCGCAGAAAAATTTGAAGCAGAAGAGATACTCATAATCCCGGAACCAAAATAG